In Thiomonas arsenitoxydans, the genomic stretch CAGCAGCATGTGCGTCTGAGCGCCATTGAACATCTGCGCAGCGACGGCCAAAGGCTGAACGCCTCGGTGCTGGCGCATACCGAATACACCGAACTCACGCGCGAAGAGGGCGATGGCGGCGAGCCGCCGCGCTTTCAGTGCCGCTATATCGCCATCGGCACCGCCGTGGCCTACGAGCCCAACCGTCCGCTGCGCTCCCGCGTCTGCCCCACATTCAGCCTGGCGGACCGTCAGCTTGAAGCCCCTCGCTCCCAACCCTAGGAAACCATCATGAACGATAGAACCGCATTGCCTCAGACCGAAACTCCCGCAGCTTCCGCTGCCGAGCAACTCGCGCCCCACGCGGTGGAGCGGCTCAAGGGCCTGCGCGCTCAGGGTAGCCATGAGGGCATCTTCACCTCCGACCTGTCGGTGAATGAATTCGTCATGGTGCGCCAGGCCGGGTTCGAGCCGCTGGGCCTGGTGGTCGGCTCCTGCGTCTACCACCTCGGCATTCAGTACGGCCAGTGGTCCACCAGCATGGAAATGGACGTGTTGTCGCAAGCCATGTATCAGGCGCGCGAACTCGCCATGAGCCGCATGGAGCAGGAGGCCATTCTGCTGCGCGCCGACGGCGTGGTCGGCCTGCGGCTGGAGGTCAAGCGCATGGAATGGGACAAGGACATTCTGGAGTTCATGGCCATCGGCACCGCCATTGCGCACCGCACCGGCGACCCCGGCTTCAAAGGCGTGGGCGGCAAGCCCTTCACCTCCGACCTGTCGGGGCAGGACTTCTGGATGCTGCTCAAGTCGGGCTACCGGCCGATGGAAATGGTCATGGGCTCGTGCGTCTATCACGTCGCCCACCAGGGTGCGCTGCGCTCGCTCGGCAATCTGGGCAACAACGTGGAGCTGGCGCAGTTCACCCAGGCCATGTACGACGCCCGAGAACTGGCGATGGAGCGCATGCAGCACGAAGCCGCCGCCGCGCAGGCCGACGGCATCACCGGCGTGCAGTTGCACGAAGGCTCGCACAACTGGCAGCCGCATGTCATCGAGTTCTTCGCCGTGGGCACCGCGGTCAAGGCGATGGAGCAGGCCGACGCGCTGGTGGATGCGCTCAACCCGCAACTCGTCATTCCAGTGAACGACTGAACCATCTTTGACCTGAAGGAGAACTCTCATGACCCTGTTCAAACACGCCGCCGAAATTCTCGAAGCCCGCGTCAACACCTTTCTCAACCACGCCGACGACCCGGCGCAGACGCTGGATCTGTCTTACGAAAAAATGATCACCACGCTGCAGGACACCAAGCGGCACCTGGCCGATGTGATCACCGAACGCATCTCGCTGGAAAACCAGATGACCGCTGCCAAGCACGATGCCGACAAGGCCGAAGCCGACGCCCGCATGGCGCTGCAGGCGCAGCGCGAAGACCTGGCGCGCGCCGCCTTGGGCGAAAAGCAGGCCGCGCAGCAAAAGATCGATTCGCTGCAACAGGCGCACGACAACGTGGCCGCGCAGGCCGAGAAGCTCACCGCCTACGAGAGCAAGCTGCAGGACCGCATCGAACAGTTCCGCACGCAGAAAGAGGTGATGAAAACCCAGATGGCGGCCGCCAGCGCCGAGGTCGGCGTGTCCGAGTCGCTCACCGGCCTGGGCACGGGCCTGGCCGATGCCGGTGACGCCATGCGCCGCGCGCAGGACAAGACGTTCCAGATGCAGGCCAAGGCCGAAGCCCTGGAAGGCATGACCGAAGCCGGCATCCTCAGCGATCCGCTGGACCAGCGCGACAGCACCGAGAAAGCGCTCGACAAGCTGCGCACCTCCACCGGGGTGGACGCCGATCTGGCCCGGCTCAAAGCGGAGATGGCGTCGGCCAAGTAAGCGCCAACGATCGACCTCC encodes the following:
- a CDS encoding heavy metal-binding domain-containing protein; translation: MNDRTALPQTETPAASAAEQLAPHAVERLKGLRAQGSHEGIFTSDLSVNEFVMVRQAGFEPLGLVVGSCVYHLGIQYGQWSTSMEMDVLSQAMYQARELAMSRMEQEAILLRADGVVGLRLEVKRMEWDKDILEFMAIGTAIAHRTGDPGFKGVGGKPFTSDLSGQDFWMLLKSGYRPMEMVMGSCVYHVAHQGALRSLGNLGNNVELAQFTQAMYDARELAMERMQHEAAAAQADGITGVQLHEGSHNWQPHVIEFFAVGTAVKAMEQADALVDALNPQLVIPVND
- a CDS encoding PspA/IM30 family protein — encoded protein: MTLFKHAAEILEARVNTFLNHADDPAQTLDLSYEKMITTLQDTKRHLADVITERISLENQMTAAKHDADKAEADARMALQAQREDLARAALGEKQAAQQKIDSLQQAHDNVAAQAEKLTAYESKLQDRIEQFRTQKEVMKTQMAAASAEVGVSESLTGLGTGLADAGDAMRRAQDKTFQMQAKAEALEGMTEAGILSDPLDQRDSTEKALDKLRTSTGVDADLARLKAEMASAK